Within Thunnus thynnus chromosome 15, fThuThy2.1, whole genome shotgun sequence, the genomic segment GTGTGACCATGTACCACCGCTGCATGCGCTCCTTCCTGCCagacaaggaaaagcagccGCCGTCCTCATCGGTGGTCTATTTCCTCTGGAACCTCTTCCTCATCTCGTCTCGCCTCACCGCTCTCGCCCTGTTCGCCTCCATTCTGCCCTGCTTCATCTTCACCCACTTTGTTTGCTCCTGGCTGGTTTTATCCTTCTTCGCCTGGAGATCCAAGACCGACTTCATGGACAAACCTTGTGGAGAGTGGCTTTACCGGGCCACAGTGGGCCTCATCTGGTACTTTGACTGGTTCAACGTGGTCAAGGGGAGGACAATATACAGGACTCTGCTCTACCACGGGTACATACTGGCTGATATTGTCCTCCTCTGCAGCTTGTGGTGCTGGAAGATGAGCACAGAACCACCTTCTTTTGAAATCCCACAGTTGAACGCTATAATCACTGCTGCCTGTGTTGTTTCCGTTTACATTATTGGTCTCTTATTTAAAATAGCATATTATAAGTTCTATCATCCAAACCTTGCCAAAGACGAGTTAAAAGGGGGCCCTACTGGAGATATGGTGGATGGGGACATCATTCCTCAGGCTATAATACTGATGGGAGACGCAGACGTGGATGTTACAGTTCGCAGCATGCCCAGCTCACCAGCACCTGATGTTAAACACTACAGTAAAAGAATGAGGAAGTTGGCCGAGAACTTCTACGCCTCCTGATCTGCATCACTTGACATCCACCGGACACCGAGGTTAGACAGAGACTAAGTCATGCAAACGTCAGTCAAGCGGACAACGAAGATCACGGGCTGTGTGGGATCGTGGGCTATGACTTGATCCCTGATTAACCACAATGTCGACATCAGTTCAAATCGAGAATGCTGGATTCTTGTAAACCCTCTCTGCACTGTATGAACTGGTGCTGCTGTCTACCAAAGCACATAAAGCGTTAttgttatttaacatttattattattatttatcactATTAACTGATTTCCTTGTTAAAGGATAAATTCACATTCTGTCAAGTCTGCCTTAAAATAATACTGACATGCCTTTATGTACACTGAAAGAGTTATTGGTCGCTGTAATTGTTCCTTTGGTCCATAAcagtgctgcaactaacaaatgttttcattatcgattaatccgTCAATCATtgtctcaattaatcgattaattgctTGATCCAtataatgacagaaaatggtgaaaaaagcccaagatgacatcctcaaatgttttcttttgtcccgatcaaagatattcagttaactatcatagaggactaaacaAACCAGAAACTATTCACATTTAATGAGCTCGAATCAgataattttgactttttttcttaaaaaatgacttaaaacgattaatcgattatcaaaatagttggggattaatttaatagttggcaactaatcaattaaggGACTAATTGTTCCTTACAGCTCTAGTTATAAAAgctaaagaaagagagaagagatcGCCTCCTAACGCTGTTGGACAAAGTCCTCggtcctctctctgtgtttaagGGACTGTACGGGCGGAGAGGATGGCTGAACCTTGtgattcacttttttaaaaaaagctccCCAgctttattcacattttcaatggACCCTCCCCTAGActtagaaaaataaaaccttCCACactaatatctcaaaataatatTACAGCATTAACTTTACATGTTGGTGGTACGATAATAATGTCCATAATATCCACAAAATGTCACACTAGCAAATATGTTGCACATAGAATAGTGCACCAAGTTTAACACTAAGACTTCAGAGACTCAATTTTTGAACCAAGAACTACTGAATGAGAAGTTATTGATGCTGACTAAATGCACCGGGCATTAGGGAAGgctgaaataaaaagtgaatgaCCTTCATATGTTCTTCCAAAAAGTTAATACTAGCCTCCcttcaggaaaaagaaaaaacacataactgTAACCTGTTGTTGATCCCTTTTCTCATCCTAATAATAATTTTCACACAGTTCCTAaataaagctaatatgaggcttcagcagtctgagtcaaaGTGGGCAGTTTAAGTTTTTTAAGGAtgaatttctctctttttgttatttctctGCATCTCACACTGTTCAcggaaacaggaagagagaattTCACACTAAAACAAACGTAACTTTGGACCAAAACTACTTGATTTGTCCACATGAGCCTCATATGAGATTcagaacaatttttttttgcacaagaGGACTGATGATTTTATCCTCCGTCTCTAAAGGAATAACCTGAATGTCTGTATCGAtcggaggaataattacagcaggATGAACAATAActgtttcaatgtacatatggaAAAGTGAGTTCTGCATTAAAATAGAATTGGAAAAATGTGAAGCTCTCTCTGGTCTGATTGTTCTCAAGCTTCTGGCATTATTTGAAATGTTATGAAgattatatttatacatattctATGTtgatgtagatgtttatgtgcattatataatgtatgtttgtatttttttaaagaccttttgcactaataaaataaaaacaaacattcgtGTACTCAAGTGAGtcttaaactttttaaaatgtatttacattgtaTTAAGTGTCTCAGGTACACAGGAAAACCTTACAGGGCTGTGTCGAGGTCCCAAACAGctgcggtggtggtggtggggaaaATAGTgattattatgtatttaaattAGCATTGATTATTATGATAGTGTTCAATTTACAGGATCACATTCAGGCTTCTCTACACGTCCCTATGTAGCCTCACAAGTCCTTGACGATGaggtgaaatacattttaacaaaatagaaaaacaaacagacacagcacATTAAAACATTATCTGTTCAATTTTAAATGTTGGGTTTAGTAAACCTAAAAGGTTTGACAATCCTGTTTATTCTCAGTAGTTTTTAATCCATAATTTAAAGTTAATTCAGCAAAATTTGTTTGACTTTTACATGACAAGAATCTAAGTAtctaaatttgtgtgtcatgtttTACGGTAATGTCACAGCTGCTACTACTGGAACCCTTTATCTTAAAGCTTCCTTtttatatactgaatatattttctATGTCCTGTTTCTGTGCTGAACAGCTATTTTAGATCCATTTGACAGggtttgtagtttttctgtTGTACTGACATTTGTTGATTCAGACTGCAAACACCCTCCTATCCGCATGATTTACAGCTAACTTCTCTTTTTACAGGAAAGGAACTTTTATTTCAACATGAGAATGTCCTAATCTGTGTAAGAGTGACATCTTTGAATGGAAGTTATTGTAGCATTAATATGATGACGATATGCCTGTGACGTGTAACCCTGTAGGAGGGGATGCACAGTCTTTAAATACTGAACCATAGCTCTTACTTTCAGTTATCTCTCAAATGTGCTGCAGTAGCAGCACTCAGAGCAGGCAGTTCAAGGGCATTTCTGTGCGCTCTAGTTTGACAGATACTATGGTTGTGCTCAAGTATTTCCTAGTGAACTGCCTCTTCACTTGTGTGGGTCAGTTCTTCTCGCTGTTGGACATAGTGCTGGATATATACACCGCTGTGTCTTTCTACCAGGAAAAGGCCTACATATGTCTCGGTATCCTGCTGCTGATTCTGGTGGGCTCATCAGTTCTTGTGCAGATCTTCAGCTGGCTGTTTTATAGTTATGAGGACTGTGAGAGGTGCCTGAGCCGGAGCAAGCTCAAGCTGCTACATGCGTTCCAGCTGGGGATCTTCTTCAGGTGGTATGAATCTTTGTGTGTTAAAATAGGCTGTTTTTCCTTCCCTGACCGGGAGGATATCACTGAGTACCTGAGCCACGACCTCAGCTTGCTGCGGCTCATAGAGACGTTCTCAGAGAGCATCCCTCAACTCGTCCTCATGCTCACCATCATCCTGCAGCGGGGTCATCTGAACCCTATAACAGGTGCAGTATGTTACTCATTTCTCAAAGCTTCATTGTGGTGGCATTGTGTGTAACTATGTATAACAGATTTAGTCGTAAGTGACTGTAGTGCTCAGGAATTAATTAAGGGAAAATGCTTCGTCTAGAACTAAATTAGAGGTAAGATTAATGTGCAGaagtaaaaatacagatgtGGCTCTGTTGAAGACCACTCTGATATCAGTTAAAAGGGCCAATGAGGCTTCttgaatatattattttaatacaatTAATGATCCTTTCTTTGAATGGTCATAAACttgagtacttttactcaagtgctgtacttaAAGGTTGTACTCTATTTGAGTATTTCAATTTTATACTATTTTCCacttttcagagggaaatattgtactttttactccactacattagaccttacattacattacattatcaTAAGGATTATTTTTGGTTAAGTAGCTCAAATAAAACCTGTTGACAGGATGTTTGTTAGATTATCCAAAAACATCTgcgacacatttttttttttttttaaaaagtgcgcTTATCTAGAAGCTGTTGAGTCCAACACTGTACTAAATGTACTAAAgttttttatagttttctttGTGAGATGTTGTAGCTTCTCTCATGGTGACCTCTTGTCCTCCTCAGTGTTGAAGGCAGTCTGGTCGGCCTTACTCATCACCGTCAGTGTGACCATGTACCACCGCTCCCTGCGCTCCTTCCTGCCAGACAAGAAAAAGCAGCCACCGTCCTCGTCGGTGGTCTATTTCCTCTGGAACCTCTTCCTCATCTCGTCTCGCCTCACCGCCCTCGCCCTGTTCGCCTCCATTCTGCCCTGCTTCATCTTCATCCATTTTGTTTGCTCCTGGCTGGTTTTATTCTTCTTCGCTTGGAGATCCAAGACTGAATTCATGGACAAACCTTGTGGAGAGTGGCTTTACCGGGCCACAGTGGGCCTCATCTGGTACTTTGACTGGTTCAACGCAGTCGAGGGGAGGACGAGGTACAGGACTCTGCTCTACCACGGGTACATACTGGCTGATATTGTCCTCCTCTGCAGCTTGTGGTGCTGGAAGATGAGCACAGAACCACCTTCTTTTGAAATCCCACAGTTGTACGCTATAATCACTGCTGCCTGTGTTGTTTCAGTTTACATTCTTGGTCTCTTATTTAAAATAGTATATTATAAGTTCTATCATCCAAACCTTGCCAAACACGAGTTAAAAGGGGGCCCTACTGGAGATATGGTGGATGGGGACATCAATCCTCAGGCTATAATACCGATGGGAGACGCAGACGTGGATGTTACAGTTCGCAGCATGCCCAGCTCACCAGCACCTGATGTTAAACACTACAATAAAAGAATGAGGAAGTTGGCCGAGAACTTCTACGCCTCCTGATCTGCATCACTTGACATCCGCCGGACACCGAGGTTAGACAGAGACTAAGTCATGCAAATGTCAGTCAAGTGGACAACGAAGATCACGGGCTGTGTGGGATCGTGGGCTATGACTTGATCCCTGATTAACCACAATCTCGTGGGAGACAACTTCAGTTCAAATCGAGAATGCTGTTCTTGTCCTTGTGAACCCTCTCTGAACCGTATCAACTGCTGCTGCCGTCTACCAAAGCACATAAAACTGCCAatcattatttatcattattatttatcatgTGTCATTATTATCTGATTCCCATGTTAAAGGATGGATTCACATTCTGTCAAGTCTGCCTTAAAATAATACTGACATGCCTTTATGTACACTGAAAGAATTATTGGTCGCTGTAATTGTtcctcaaaacgattaatcgattatcaaaatagttgtggATTAATTTAATCGTTCCCTTACAGCTCTAGTTATAATGgctgaagaaagagagaagagatcTCCTTCTAATGCTGTTGGACAAATAGCAgcgaaaagaaaaaacataactttACCCCTTTGTTGATCCCTTTTCCCGCTCTAATAACTTTCACAAAGTCCCTAAACAaaactaatatgaggcttcagcagtctgagtcaaaGTGGGAAAATTTAGTCTTATTAGTAtgaatttctctctttttgttatttctctGCATCTCACACTGTtcagggaaacaaaaagagataaTTTGACACTAAAACCAACGTAACTTTGGACCAAAACTACTTGATTTGATCACATGAGCCTCATATGAGATTcagaacaattttttttttgcacacgAGGACTGATGATTTTATCCTCCGTCTCTAAAGGAATAACCTGAATGCCTCTATCAATAGGAGAATTGATTACAGCAAGATGATCAATAGATGTTTCAATGTGCATatagaaaaaatgtgaacctctCTCTGGTCTGATTGTTCTCAAGTTTCTGGAATTATTTGAAATGTTATAAAGattatatttataatacatATTGTATCTATTAtatagatgtttatgtgtattatttaatgtatttttgtatttttcaaaagACTTTTTgctctaataaataaatacaaacattctTGTACTCAAGTGAGtctgaaactttttaaaatgtatttacatcGTATTGAGTGTCTCAGGTACACAGGAAAACCTTACAGGGCTGTGTCGAgatctgttttaatttgtgtttttctgttgcattGACACTCAATGTCTCAGACTGCAAACAGCCTCCTATCTGCATGATCTACagctacattttctttttacaggaaagtaaatttattttaacatgaGAATGTCCTAAACTGTGTTAGAGTGACAGCTTCCAATGGGAGTTATAGTATTAATATGATGACAATATGCCTTTAAGGtcagatgggccaataaatcatcaggtcacccacaacttagcattaaactcaaaacttataagagaaagactgaaaaaaaatacacttgaagcaggtagagttcaatgtgaataggtttatTGTGCATAAAGAGCAATACAGAGCAAACCAAGGCCTTGATCCCGGGATAAAGAACCTCATgcaacatcataaaacatgatattaTATACCTTTCACAACATCTCCTACTGTGGAGCTTATTTTCTAGACTCCACCTCGCATTTTAATCTTATTCAAAACTATTCTGTCATTATTGCTGAGTTCATCAGTGACCTTGAAACTTTGGTTATAATCCAAGTAGGATTTCTCTTAGGAATAATATTGTCACAGCATCTTCCACATTTCTCACAATAAAAACGGACTTAGCAGCATTTTATCATCTTACACAGAGAACCAAAATGTTACACTACAGATTAGCCTCCTTTCTAACCCTGGGAACTGTCTCTTATTGACATTAATGTTATCTTTGCACATTCACTGGCACATCCATTTGATCATGGGAAGGTAGTTTCCACCACAACGTGTAGGAAGAGTTACACACTTACTGAGCTCTGTTCTGCAGTATTTAGCCCCACTTGGAGCAGGTTCAAGAGAATATCTGTGTACTCTAGTTTGAGAgacactatgtgtgtgtttaagttttCCCGGGTGGACTTCCTCTTCACTTGTGTGGGTCTGTTGTTCTTGCTGTTGGACGTAGTGCTGGACATATACGCCGCTGTGTCTTTCTACCAGGAAAAGGCCTACATATGTCTCGGTATCCTGCTGCTGATTCTGGTGGGCTCATCAGTTCTTGTTCAGATGTACAGCTGGCTGTTGTATAGTTATGAGGACTGTGAGAGGTGCCTGAGCTGGAGCAAGCTCAAGCTGCTACACCTGTTCCAGCTGGGAAGCTTCTTCAGGTGGTATGAATCTTTGGGTGTTGCCACAGGCTGTTTTTCCTTCCCTGACCAGGAGGATATCACTGAGTACCTGAGCCACGACCTCGGTTTTCTGCGGCTCATAGAGACGTTTTCAGAGAGCATCCCTCAACTCGTCCTCATGCTCACCATCATCCTGCAGCGGGGTCATCTGAACCTTATAACAGGTGCAGTATGTTACTCATTTCTCAAAGCTTCATTGTGGTGGCATTGTGTGTCACTATGTATAACAGATTTAGTTATTAATGACTGTACTGCTCAGGAATTAATTAAGGGAAAATGCTTTGTCTAGAACTAAATTAGAGGTAAGATTAATGTATAGAAGTAAAAATACAGACGTGGCTCTGTTGAAGACTAGTCTGGTATCAGTTAAAAGGGCCAATGAGGCTTCttgaatatattattttaatacaatTAATGATCCTTTCTTTGAATGGTCATAAACCTAAGTAAATTCACTCAGGTGCTGTACTTTCCacttttcagagggaaatattgtactttttactccactacattagACCTTACATTACATGACATTATCATAAGGAttatttttggttaaaaaaaacaaaagtagcTCAAATAGAACCTGTTGACAGGGTGTTTGTTAGATTATCCAAAAATATCTGTgacacataagaaaaaaaaaagatacaatgctgctgcatttttaaaatgtcatattcAAATGCTGTGAACACATTCATCTGGTCGTctgggcaaataaaaccaaaaactatctgcatggcatGGCCAGATACTAAACAAGCAGATGTGATTTTTTACTTTTGGTGAGTTTAGACTTCAAAAAAAGCTATCTTGAGGATTACCAGAGTTAAACGTTATGCAATATCCTCACAGCACCATTAtaatcttttgtcttttctagAAGCTGTTGAGTCCAACACTGTACTAAATGTACTAAAGTGAAAGTATAATTTGATCTTGATTTTGAACAAACAGCACATGTGCATGAAAAGGTTACTCCATCAATCACCTGACCAGCAGCTTTGCTTTAGTCTGATTTATAGTTTTCTTTGTGAGACGTTGTAGCTTCTCTCATGGTGACCTCTTGTCCTCCTCAGTGTTGAAGGCATTGGGGTCAGCCTCAGCCATCACCGTCAGTGTGACCATGTACCACCGCTCCATACGCTCCTTCCTGCAGGACAAGAAAAAGCAGCCGCCGTCTTCTTTGGCGGTCTATTTCCTCTGGAACCTCTTCCTCATCTCGTCTCGCCTCACCTCCCTCGCCCTGTTCGCCTCCATTCTGCCCTGCTTCATCTTCACCCACTTTGTTTGCTCCTGGCTGGTTTTATTCTTCTTCGCCTGGAGATCCAACACCGACTTCATGGAGAGCCCTTGCGGAGAGTGGCTTTACCGGGCCACAGTGGGCCTCATCTGGTACTTTGACTGGTTCAATGCGGTCGAGGGGAGGACGAGGTACAGGACTCTGCTCTACCACGGGTACATACTGGCTGATATTGTCCTCCTCTGCAGCTTGTGGTGCTGGAAGATGAGCACAGAACCACCTTCTTTTGAAATCCCACAGTTGTACGCTATAATCACTGCTGCCTGTGTTGTTTCAGTTTACATTCTTGGCCTCTTATTTAGAAAAGTATATTATAAGTTCTACCATCCAAATCTTGCCAAAGACGAGTTAAAAGGGGGCCCTACTGAACAGGAGCTAATGAGGAGTAATACAATTTCTACAGATGTGGATGTGGACATCATTCTTCAAACTACGTCTATTACAGTTCACAGCATGCCCAGCTCACCAGCGCCCAACGTTAAAtgctgcaataaaaaaatgagGAAGTTGGCCGAAAACTTCTACTTTTCCTAACCCGCATCACTCGACATCCACTGGACACCGAGGTCAGAGACAAACTCTATTCAAACCTACTTCTCACTATTTCATTTAACTTTAAttggtgacaaattaaacatttaatgtcTTGCACCATTTGTGGAGGATTCACACAACTCGTGCGACGTGCACTGAACCAGATCTGAAAGGTCGAGAATGACTAAACAAACACGAGCAAACTTAGACAACCATCATATAACCTGAGGCAAAGGAGAAGCTGTGGTTTTCTGCACCTAGCAAACATCCCAGAGTTGTAATCTTGAAtgcaaaaaagaagaagttcaAAAGTTCCAGaggttcctcttttttttttttgtgggattttttttcctgagggCTTTTTGCTAGATCTCTTTGAGACTCTCTTTAgtcttttagctttttaagtttttttgtaTCTTACTTTTTGTGTCTTATATCACTTATTTTGTAAAACCAAATGaaactggtttgtatttttatacactccaaccaaagACGCCTCCTTTGGGATAAACTGACATTAGTTTTAAAttcacttacattaaaaatggTGATGAAGTTTGTTCAGCATAAACTTGTAGTGTTTATTAAGTAACAGGATGGTAATGGTTCAGATTTATTGACTGAAGCTCTAAAGGAATAACCTGAATGTCTGTATCGataggaggaataattacagcaggATGATCAATAActgtttcaatgtacatataGAAAATAGAGTTCTGTATTAAAATAgaattgaaaaaatgtgaacctctCTGGTCTGATTGTTCAAGTTTCTGACATTATTTGAAATGTTATAAAGattatatttataatacatattttttatgtcgatgtagatgtttatgtgtatgatgtaatgcatttttgtattttttaaagactttttgcactattaaataaaaacaaacattcttgTACTCAAGTGAGtctgaaactttttaaaatttatttacaTTGTATTGAGTGTCTCAGGTACACAGGAAAACCTTACAGGGCTGTGTCGAGGTCCCAAACAGCtacggtggtggtggtggggaaaATAGTgattattatgtatttaaattAGCATTGATTATTATGATAGTGTTCAATTTACAGGATCACATTCAGGCTTCTCTACACGTCCCTATGTAGCCTCACAGGTCCTTGACGATGagatgaaatacattttaacaaaatagaaaaaaaaaaaaaaaaaaacagacacagcacattaaaaataacagtatTTGGCAttgggaaaaaacaaaaacagaggatACGTCTACAAATATAGCCCCTTAAACATTGCATGGTCATATTTGATAGCCATGGGATACtccaaaaacagacatgacatgcagacaaaaatacagaaaaacacattcaacaaGCTAGCTCCGGAAACAACGATTGCATATGGTCTCTCAATTTTCCCAAATGTGTGTCAGGACTGACAGATGTACCCATTTCCCTTGGATTCACTTAGGTAGTACAACACTGAACAATCAAAAAGCATGCCTCGTTAAGCCTGCTTTTAATCCgatctgcattaaaaaaataccatgTTACTGATTGTGATTGTCTCTAAGCGATGCTAAGCGTttcacagcaacaaaaataaacataatctcCTTTTTCAAGAGTCTAAACACAAAGCAGACGTGATGTTTGAGAAATTACATTTCCTCTAAtagatttaaaacaaatgtattgtCACTCCAAATTGAGATATATCCATCCTTGAAAGCATTGAGAAGTAACTGTTCTTAACCCGTCACTATGTTTGGGTTTCTTTAAAACACTGAGCAATCTACATCTTCCCCTCCAAAATAAGAGTTTTCTTGAATATCTTTCGAATACAGTGCAGACAGGAcaattaaatcaaacaaacctACAGGAGCTTTACAATGagcctcttaaaaaaaaaaaaaaagtattgagtttaaaaaaaaaaaaaaaagtaaaataacacTTTGGATAATATAACAATGCAGTGATAAATgcactaaacaaaaaaaaaaaacttacataTTTCCCTTTGAGATTATGCATACAGATGATGGTTAAAAAGGCACAATATAAATATGCACAGCCAcgcaagacacacaaacaaatacacaaaaatacacattcttAACGGTCAagctgcatgtgtgtaaatcttCTTCAGGCTCAGTATTGTTCAGT encodes:
- the LOC137198523 gene encoding XK-related protein 8-like; translation: MCCSSSTQSRQFKGISVRSSLTDTMVVLKYFLVNCLFTCVGQFFSLLDIVLDIYTAVSFYQEKAYICLGILLLILVGSSVLVQIFSWLFYSYEDCERCLSRSKLKLLHAFQLGIFFRWYESLCVKIGCFSFPDREDITEYLSHDLSLLRLIETFSESIPQLVLMLTIILQRGHLNPITVLKAVWSALLITVSVTMYHRSLRSFLPDKKKQPPSSSVVYFLWNLFLISSRLTALALFASILPCFIFIHFVCSWLVLFFFAWRSKTEFMDKPCGEWLYRATVGLIWYFDWFNAVEGRTRYRTLLYHGYILADIVLLCSLWCWKMSTEPPSFEIPQLYAIITAACVVSVYILGLLFKIVYYKFYHPNLAKHELKGGPTGDMVDGDINPQAIIPMGDADVDVTVRSMPSSPAPDVKHYNKRMRKLAENFYAS
- the LOC137198507 gene encoding XK-related protein 8-like, producing the protein MGVFKFSKVDFLFTCVGWLFLLLDVVLDICTVVSFYQEKAYVCLGILLLFLVGSSVLVQIFSWLFYSYEDFKRETKVERYLSRGKLKLLHVLQLGIYLRHLGVVEVSVRSFFTTLSDPESTAVFLNHDLSFLRLIETFSESTPQLVLMLTIILQRGDLDPITVLKALGSASAVAVSVTMYHRCMRSFLPDKEKQPPSSSVVYFLWNLFLISSRLTALALFASILPCFIFTHFVCSWLVLSFFAWRSKTDFMDKPCGEWLYRATVGLIWYFDWFNVVKGRTIYRTLLYHGYILADIVLLCSLWCWKMSTEPPSFEIPQLNAIITAACVVSVYIIGLLFKIAYYKFYHPNLAKDELKGGPTGDMVDGDIIPQAIILMGDADVDVTVRSMPSSPAPDVKHYSKRMRKLAENFYAS
- the LOC137198522 gene encoding XK-related protein 8-like produces the protein MCVFKFSRVDFLFTCVGLLFLLLDVVLDIYAAVSFYQEKAYICLGILLLILVGSSVLVQMYSWLLYSYEDCERCLSWSKLKLLHLFQLGSFFRWYESLGVATGCFSFPDQEDITEYLSHDLGFLRLIETFSESIPQLVLMLTIILQRGHLNLITVLKALGSASAITVSVTMYHRSIRSFLQDKKKQPPSSLAVYFLWNLFLISSRLTSLALFASILPCFIFTHFVCSWLVLFFFAWRSNTDFMESPCGEWLYRATVGLIWYFDWFNAVEGRTRYRTLLYHGYILADIVLLCSLWCWKMSTEPPSFEIPQLYAIITAACVVSVYILGLLFRKVYYKFYHPNLAKDELKGGPTEQELMRSNTISTDVDVDIILQTTSITVHSMPSSPAPNVKCCNKKMRKLAENFYFS